The following are encoded in a window of Phragmites australis chromosome 22, lpPhrAust1.1, whole genome shotgun sequence genomic DNA:
- the LOC133904786 gene encoding stress response protein nst1-like, whose translation MCILCSVQRWSRRVATMLPWLVVPLLFLWGTSQLLLPAAYRFEVTSPRLACVSVLLLTLFWYEILLPRLSLWRARRSARLREERRARALELHKLRKTATRRCRNCNNPYRDQNPGGGKFMCSYCGHVSKRPVLELNSAGKVPRGWPCAQDCDSAYWPDLRCPGDNSFLGFSWRLFSSFCVATRWFSRKIFRFTSSVNGEGLGPDGKRLAKRGENEGKAEESRVDKAKRKAEEKRLARLEREMLEEEERKQREEMAKLVEERRRLRDEKAEAEERSKGATPVGEKDARREAEKQRLDRRKKEDKGSSKSNSDCEDIDRRLGREGDRKRDLDRKSDLERREGYKPHYFEANNHSSKILESKTKYFGRMTGGFLSSSRGFGGGSFFGRSAHSPAPQVNKVSRPAVPATDQGNAVKRDAQPAAAQAMAKSATAGETINPWTNFNRTVSPNVQPHPTGLKKSWHQLFNRSASVSPCPDVTASACEMNRKPEPNGAQISNAHNFLSQYPPLDSTPNLSQPMQFPGFPPVNGAPANMPLPRFPAGRMPFYDEAEPTVYEEPEQFEDPCYDPDAIALLGPVSESLDNFPLDLDCGFISSDVTKESHARPSPIESPLSRSRLVEERPIKPPQSSLAKGPDGSILPEASSEQGTWQMWSTPLVQESLGLRGPQNQWLLPNTNQFNHGTNFLNGGTRSPLGTSLNDSDPWLQKAPFQQLPPDTPSLFVPYDVSEKAIHNNLIFGSPNQSAHASFGPPGHSWSKEEVLLNGTQETGHISSPSGRHVGGGLFSANPDVQSVWSFDEKETT comes from the exons ATGTGTATACTGTGCTCCGTGCAGCGGTGGTCGCGGCGCGTCGCCACCATGCTACCGTGGCTCGTCGTCCCGCTCCTCTTCCTCTGGGGCACCTCCCAGCTGCTCCTCCCCGCCGCCTACCGCTTCGAGGTCACCTCCCCGCGCCTCGCCTGCGTCtccgtcctcctcctcacccTCTTCTGGTACGAGATCCTCCTCCCGCGCCTCTCCCTCTGGCGCGCCCGCCGCTCCGCCCGACTCCGCGAGGagcgccgcgcccgcgccctcGAGCTCCACAAGCTCCGCAAGACAGCCACCCGGCGCTGCCGCAATTGCAACAACCCCTACAGGGACCAGAACCCTGGCGGCGGCAAGTTCATGTGCTCCTACTGCGGCCACGTTTCGAAGCGCCCCGTGCTCGAGCTTAATTCAGCGGGGAAGGTCCCGAGGGGATGGCCTTGTGCTCAGGATTGTGACTCAGCCTACTGGCCTGACCTGCGGTGCCCGGGCGATAACTCCTTCTTGGGATTCTCATGGCGCCTGTTCTCGTCCTTTTGCGTGGCAACGAGATGGTTCTCGAGGAAGATATTCAGATTTACATCGTCAGTGAACGGCGAAGGATTGGGTCCAGATGGTAAAAGGTTGGCCAAGAGAGGGGAGAATGAAGGAAAAGCTGAGGAGAGTAGGGTGGACAAGGCGAAGAGGAAAGCGGAAGAGAAGAGGCTGGCCAGGCTGGAGAGGGAAatgctggaggaggaggaaaggaagCAGCGGGAGGAGATGGCAAAGCTTGTGGAGGAACGCAGGAGGCTGAGGGATGAGAAAGCAGAGGCTGAGGAACGATCCAAAGGTGCTACCCCTGTTGGGGAGAAGGATGCTAGGAGGGAGGCAGAGAAGCAACGGCTGGATAGGAGGAAGAAAGAGGACAAGGGGTCAAGCAAGAGCAATTCAGATTGCGAGGACATTGATAGAAGATTGGGCCGCGAGGGCGATAGGAAGCGAGACTTGGACAGAAAGAGCGACCTGGAGAGGCGTGAGGGCTACAAGCCTCATTACTTTGAAGCTAACAATCACAGTAGTAAGATATTGGAGAGCAAGACCAAGTACTTCGGCCGTATGACAGGTGGTTTCTTATCTTCTTCAAGAGGGTTCGGCGGTGGTTCCTTCTTTGGCAGAAGTGCTCATTCCCCTGCCCCTCAAGTTAACAAGGTTAGTAGACCTGCTGTTCCTGCAACTGACCAGGGTAATGCAGTCAAAAGAGATGCCCAACCTGCAGCCGCACAAGCTATGGCCAAATCTGCTACAGCTGGAGAAACCATTAATCCATGGACTAATTTTAATCGAACT GTTAGTCCAAATGTGCAGCCACATCCTACTGGGCTTAAAAAGTCATGGCATCAGCTGTTCAATCGCTCAGCATCAGTGTCCCCTTGTCCTGATGTTACAGCCTCAGCTTGTGAAATGAATAGAAAGCCAGAACCAAATGGAGCGCAGATAAGCAATGCTCATAATTTTCTGTCTCAGTATCCTCCTCTGGACAGCACGCCGAATTTAAGCCAGCCCATGCAATTTCCGGGTTTTCCACCAGTTAATGGAGCACCTGCCAACATGCCACTGCCTCGTTTTCCAGCTGGACGTATGCCCTTCTATGATGAGGCAGAACCAACAGTATATGAAGAACCAGAACAATTTGAGGACCCATGCTATGATCCAGATGCAATTGCATTGCTTGGGCCAGTTTCAGAGTCTCTAGATAACTTCCCTCTGGACTTGGATTGTGGGTTCATCTCGAGTGATGTCACCAAGGAATCGCATGCGAGGCCTTCACCAATCGAGTCTCCTCTCTCAAGATCTCGTTTGGTTGAAGAAAGGCCTATTAAGCCCCCACAATCATCACTTGCAAAAGGGCCTGATGGTTCCATTTTGCCTGAGGCTAGCAGTGAACAAGGCACATGGCAAATGTGGAGCACGCCATTGGTTCAGGAAAGTTTAGGCCTGCGAGGTCCACAGAATCAATGGCTTCTACCAAACACAAATCAATTTAATCATGGTACCAATTTTTTGAATGGTGGAACAAGAAGCCCCCTAGGTACTAGTTTGAATGACAGTGATCCATGGCTGCAGAAAGCTCCCTTCCAGCAATTACCACCTGATACACCGAGTTTGTTTGTTCCATATGACGTATCAGAAAAAGCTATACACAACAACTTGATTTTTGGGTCTCCAAACCAATCAGCCCATGCCTCCTTTGGGCCGCCTGGTCATTCTTGGTCCAA GGAGGAAGTGTTGCTGAATGGAACTCAGGAAACTGGTCATATTTCCTCGCCGTCTGGTAGACATGTTGGTGGAGGCTTATTTTCAGCTAATCCTGATGTACAGTCCGTCTGGTCATTCGATGAAAAAGAGACAACATAG
- the LOC133904760 gene encoding uncharacterized protein LOC133904760: MCPLRVILIFLSATIAGFFLIRGLNAEPDLFQDDDDKASESESPRAPVPLHSKVGSAVKTGFWTMVDMASGRYLWRTLVAPQAKSESDKAR, encoded by the exons ATGTGCCCGCTGCGGGTgatcctcatcttcctctccgcCACCATCGCCGGCTTCTTCCTCATCAGGGGACTCAATGCCGAGCCCGACCTAttccaagacgacgacgacaagGCCTCCGAGTCGGAATCCCCCAGGGCTCCCGTGCCCTTGCATTCCAAG GTTGGATCGGCTGTGAAAACAGGATTCTGGACTATGGTGGACATGGCAAGCGGGCGTTACCTTTGGCGCACCCTTGTTGCACCACAGGCAAAATCTGAATCCGACAAGGCGCGGTGA